The proteins below are encoded in one region of Effusibacillus dendaii:
- a CDS encoding GDSL-type esterase/lipase family protein, translated as MQSKKSGWYAIFSVSLGSILLLGTGAVMAYSSTTGTVVQKQPSSPPQPQTNLPNTQTPPTGQPKQPTTPVTKSPVTSPAAVNGDYRLLALGDSLTRGTGDETGLGYVGNVTTELQKLTKNKIIVSNLGVNGMKSPELLQYVNSPEVQQDIRSANLITITIGGNDLSQGVGSVTSPDPQVAKKTRDTYLASLDQTVATIRSLNPNSAILFIGLYNPFLLQGSAAETATQILQDWNQQTVHALGKYPNTLFVPTEDLFAWDGTRLLSADMFHPNAKGYKWIADRILQDIL; from the coding sequence GTGCAAAGCAAAAAATCAGGTTGGTACGCAATTTTCTCTGTTTCTTTGGGCAGCATCCTCCTGCTTGGTACAGGCGCTGTTATGGCCTATTCCAGCACGACAGGAACCGTTGTTCAGAAACAACCGTCTTCACCGCCGCAGCCCCAAACAAATTTGCCCAATACACAAACACCGCCGACAGGTCAACCAAAACAACCGACAACACCTGTCACGAAGTCACCCGTAACCTCACCTGCCGCTGTAAACGGAGATTATCGGCTGCTTGCGCTGGGAGATTCTTTAACACGCGGTACAGGCGATGAAACGGGCCTCGGATATGTAGGAAATGTGACGACCGAGCTTCAGAAATTGACCAAAAATAAAATTATTGTATCCAATCTGGGAGTCAACGGCATGAAATCACCGGAGTTACTTCAGTATGTCAACTCTCCCGAGGTACAGCAGGATATCCGTTCGGCGAATCTGATCACCATCACGATTGGCGGCAATGATCTGTCACAGGGAGTCGGCTCCGTGACATCTCCCGATCCGCAGGTTGCGAAGAAGACGAGGGATACATATCTGGCATCTCTGGATCAAACGGTCGCTACCATTCGGTCGTTGAATCCGAACTCGGCCATACTGTTTATCGGCTTGTACAATCCTTTTCTTCTGCAGGGCAGCGCTGCCGAAACCGCTACACAAATCCTGCAGGATTGGAATCAACAAACGGTCCATGCGTTGGGTAAATACCCGAATACGCTGTTTGTTCCGACAGAAGATCTGTTTGCCTGGGACGGCACCCGGCTCTTATCAGCCGATATGTTCCATCCGAACGCCAAAGGATACAAATGGATCGCTGACCGTATTTTACAGGATATACTTTAA
- a CDS encoding ABC transporter ATP-binding protein, with protein MAEKPVVLSVQNLKKTIGGKQLIHDISFDVRAGEVFGFLGPNGAGKTTTIRMLVGLIAPTAGTIRICDFDIQKQFVSAMKHVGCIVENPELYGFLSGWENLEQFARMTEGVTPERIKEVVRQVRLEERIHDRVKTYSLGMRQRLGIAQALLARPQLLILDEPTNGLDPVGIRELREFVRQLVEEEGLSVFISSHLLSEIEMMCDRVAIIHEGRSLYAGTVNGLTEKKNNQTVWRVNPVEAAFAVLTSDPEVQDAVLREDSIRCHVTSERIPQLNAKLVERGIDVFAIEPVSPSLEDLFLEITGGDRRA; from the coding sequence ATGGCAGAAAAGCCGGTAGTTCTGTCGGTGCAGAATCTGAAAAAGACCATTGGCGGGAAACAACTGATTCACGATATTTCGTTTGACGTACGAGCGGGGGAAGTATTCGGCTTTTTGGGACCGAATGGAGCGGGCAAAACGACCACGATTCGAATGCTGGTCGGACTGATTGCACCGACAGCCGGAACGATTCGAATATGTGATTTTGACATTCAAAAACAGTTTGTCAGTGCGATGAAGCATGTCGGCTGTATTGTGGAGAATCCGGAACTGTACGGTTTTCTATCCGGATGGGAAAATCTTGAACAGTTCGCCCGCATGACAGAAGGGGTCACCCCAGAGCGGATCAAAGAGGTGGTCAGGCAGGTACGGCTGGAGGAGCGCATTCATGACAGGGTCAAAACGTATTCGTTAGGGATGCGGCAGCGCCTCGGAATTGCACAGGCACTTCTGGCCAGACCTCAACTGCTGATTCTGGACGAGCCGACAAACGGTCTTGATCCGGTAGGAATCCGGGAACTTCGCGAGTTTGTCAGACAGTTGGTGGAAGAAGAAGGACTCAGCGTATTTATATCCAGCCATCTGCTAAGTGAAATCGAAATGATGTGCGATCGGGTGGCGATTATTCATGAAGGCCGTTCCTTATATGCGGGCACGGTGAATGGACTGACAGAGAAAAAAAACAACCAAACGGTCTGGAGGGTAAACCCTGTGGAGGCGGCGTTTGCTGTTTTAACGAGTGACCCAGAGGTGCAGGATGCCGTACTCAGGGAGGACAGCATTCGCTGTCATGTTACATCGGAGCGTATTCCCCAACTGAACGCGAAACTCGTGGAACGGGGTATAGACGTGTTCGCAATTGAACCGGTTTCCCCTTCCCTGGAAGATTTGTTCTTGGAGATTACCGGAGGTGACCGGCGTGCGTAG
- a CDS encoding ABC transporter permease subunit, protein MQNETIKLIRRRRFVLVILILAILVSLFAYAQQLNQQRTLQRVGTLDWRPVLQQQIADYESRMKNAFVPEDRKKMYQQRIEQARYYLEKNINPAAPGTATFVRTFMDLSVSLLLPLLVVTLSADLVSSEWGQGTIKLLLTRPVRRWKVLAAKYAVLVMFVSLTILAAFVTATLIGGFFFGWGGWTMPVATGFSIVNSQLDASTAYNVPQWQYIFRSYGLGWFTCLVVATVAFTISILVRQAAAAMGIMLAALIGGNILYDLASSWTGVKYLFVVNLRITGYLSGAVPPIEGMTLPFSLAVLLIWGIAALVIGFAVFSKRDVLA, encoded by the coding sequence ATGCAAAATGAAACGATCAAGCTGATCCGACGCAGGCGGTTTGTGCTGGTGATTCTGATTTTGGCGATTCTGGTTTCCTTGTTCGCATATGCCCAGCAGTTGAACCAGCAGCGTACGCTGCAACGGGTGGGGACACTCGACTGGCGCCCTGTGTTGCAGCAGCAGATAGCCGACTATGAGAGCCGCATGAAAAATGCGTTTGTGCCGGAAGATCGCAAGAAAATGTACCAACAGCGGATCGAACAGGCCCGCTATTATCTGGAGAAAAATATAAATCCGGCCGCACCGGGAACGGCTACATTTGTCAGAACGTTTATGGATTTGAGCGTATCGCTGCTGCTTCCCTTGTTGGTTGTTACATTATCGGCTGATCTTGTCTCTTCTGAATGGGGACAGGGGACCATCAAACTATTGTTGACCCGACCTGTCAGGCGATGGAAAGTGCTCGCCGCCAAATATGCGGTTTTGGTCATGTTTGTATCGCTCACGATATTGGCCGCCTTTGTGACAGCAACTCTGATCGGTGGATTTTTCTTTGGTTGGGGGGGCTGGACGATGCCGGTGGCGACCGGCTTTTCGATCGTGAACAGCCAATTGGATGCTTCCACCGCATATAATGTGCCGCAGTGGCAGTATATTTTTCGATCCTACGGATTGGGATGGTTCACCTGTCTGGTGGTTGCCACAGTGGCATTTACCATTTCGATACTGGTAAGGCAGGCTGCTGCCGCTATGGGGATCATGTTGGCAGCGTTAATCGGAGGCAATATTTTGTATGATCTGGCCAGTTCCTGGACCGGCGTCAAATATCTGTTTGTCGTAAATTTACGTATTACCGGATATCTGTCCGGTGCAGTACCGCCGATTGAAGGAATGACACTGCCTTTTTCGCTTGCTGTGCTTTTGATTTGGGGAATTGCGGCGCTTGTGATCGGTTTTGCGGTGTTTAGCAAACGGGACGTGTTGGCCTAG
- the mrdA gene encoding penicillin-binding protein 2, giving the protein MEAENQPQSGSRLQFLFLILFLALVILLLRLSFIQLGKGAEYQQLAEENRYAQQVLPAPRGRFIDRNGEVLVANKPSFTIQYTDPYTIHEKEKAQQNIETVAEKLVPLLKDPTEKENLSKEQIISIMKGEKDNLPRSAPRKIKQSATDQQVARIREHLNELPGIAVIPEAIRDYRLKTFASNVIGYLHSIRPEKWPEYRDKGYQMSDLVGSDGLEQQYEQYLKGVDGATRVEVNINGDRVDKNADYIEKKPIPGNDVILTIDKKLQQATEQALAERVTALQKEGGGRVQNAAAVAMDPNTGEVLAMASYPPYDPNDWVDGVMTNEEYARYSPGAINRAVYPFAPGSTVKMLTTMIGLREGVIKPDEKILCTGGLDLSGYYALDWLPQGHGWINGKEAIAGSCNVYMYTVGKRLGKHDLLAQYGVKSWMEKYDYPAFEKFKKYQNEFGLGVETGIDLPYEWVGQYNYQPEVTTNMPFLAIGQNVTFTPIQLAQYVSTIANGGKRMQPFLAKEIVDPNGNVIKKTEPKVLNQVTFSQDLLNYVKDGMWQVTHEPYGTASYMFKNKPYNVAGKTGTAQTGVAENYWFVGYAPYDNPKIAIAVVVPDGRIGAHSYEMAGPIAETMLDTYFNVPPKSKP; this is encoded by the coding sequence ATGGAAGCGGAGAACCAACCACAAAGCGGGAGCCGTCTGCAGTTTCTTTTTTTGATACTGTTCCTTGCCTTGGTGATACTTCTATTGCGGCTGAGTTTTATTCAACTTGGCAAAGGGGCAGAGTATCAGCAGCTGGCAGAAGAGAACCGTTACGCTCAACAGGTTTTACCCGCGCCAAGGGGACGTTTTATTGATCGGAACGGGGAAGTATTAGTGGCAAATAAGCCCTCTTTTACAATTCAATATACCGATCCGTATACGATTCACGAAAAGGAGAAGGCGCAGCAAAACATTGAAACGGTCGCTGAAAAACTGGTGCCTTTGTTAAAAGATCCGACGGAGAAGGAAAACTTGTCGAAAGAGCAGATCATTTCGATTATGAAGGGCGAAAAAGATAATTTGCCAAGGTCGGCTCCGCGCAAAATCAAGCAAAGTGCAACCGATCAACAGGTAGCGAGAATCCGGGAGCATTTGAACGAGCTGCCGGGAATTGCCGTTATTCCGGAGGCAATTCGTGACTATCGATTGAAAACGTTTGCTTCCAATGTGATTGGGTATTTGCATTCGATTCGACCTGAAAAATGGCCTGAATACAGAGATAAAGGGTATCAAATGAGTGATCTGGTCGGCAGTGACGGACTGGAACAACAGTATGAACAATACCTGAAAGGCGTTGATGGGGCTACCCGGGTGGAAGTCAATATCAATGGCGATCGTGTCGATAAAAACGCCGACTATATTGAGAAAAAGCCAATCCCTGGCAATGACGTGATTCTTACGATCGATAAAAAACTGCAGCAGGCGACCGAACAGGCTCTGGCAGAACGGGTCACAGCATTGCAAAAAGAAGGGGGCGGCAGAGTCCAGAATGCGGCTGCCGTTGCAATGGATCCGAACACCGGAGAGGTGCTCGCGATGGCGAGCTATCCGCCATACGATCCAAATGACTGGGTAGACGGGGTTATGACAAATGAAGAATACGCTAGGTACAGTCCGGGCGCCATTAACCGGGCGGTCTATCCGTTTGCTCCCGGTTCTACCGTTAAGATGCTGACGACGATGATCGGTCTGCGGGAAGGGGTAATCAAACCTGACGAGAAAATATTGTGTACGGGCGGCCTGGATCTTTCCGGCTACTATGCACTCGACTGGCTGCCGCAGGGGCACGGCTGGATAAACGGCAAAGAGGCGATCGCCGGTTCGTGCAACGTATACATGTATACGGTAGGGAAACGATTGGGCAAGCATGATTTGCTGGCGCAATACGGTGTAAAAAGCTGGATGGAAAAATATGATTACCCGGCGTTTGAAAAATTTAAAAAGTACCAGAACGAATTTGGACTGGGCGTTGAAACGGGAATCGACTTGCCGTATGAATGGGTGGGCCAATATAATTATCAACCGGAAGTGACAACCAATATGCCGTTTCTTGCGATCGGCCAAAATGTCACGTTTACTCCGATCCAGTTGGCTCAATATGTCAGCACAATCGCCAATGGCGGAAAACGGATGCAGCCTTTTTTGGCAAAAGAAATTGTAGATCCGAACGGCAATGTGATTAAAAAGACAGAACCAAAAGTATTGAATCAGGTGACATTTAGTCAGGACCTGTTGAATTACGTAAAAGACGGTATGTGGCAGGTCACACATGAACCATATGGGACCGCCTCTTATATGTTCAAGAATAAACCTTATAATGTGGCAGGCAAGACGGGAACGGCGCAAACAGGAGTCGCAGAGAATTACTGGTTTGTCGGGTATGCCCCCTATGACAATCCGAAAATTGCCATCGCAGTTGTGGTACCAGACGGACGAATTGGCGCCCACTCCTATGAGATGGCGGGACCGATTGCAGAGACAATGTTGGATACGTACTTCAATGTACCACCCAAATCGAAGCCCTAA
- the acpS gene encoding holo-ACP synthase, with the protein MPLIGVDLVEIRRIAESSKRDSFLKRIYTENELLLLQGVSDSRRLELLAGRFAAKEAVSKALGTGIAEQISFRDIETLHGSGGEPIVLLYGAAKQRADLLGVTDVKVSISHTAELAIAYIWMETA; encoded by the coding sequence ATGCCACTAATCGGTGTCGATCTGGTAGAAATAAGAAGAATTGCCGAATCTTCGAAACGGGACTCGTTTCTGAAAAGAATTTACACGGAAAATGAGCTGCTGCTGCTGCAAGGAGTGTCAGATAGCCGCAGGCTGGAACTGCTGGCCGGCAGATTTGCCGCTAAAGAGGCAGTTTCTAAAGCGCTTGGTACGGGTATTGCAGAGCAAATCTCGTTCCGTGACATTGAAACCCTGCATGGCAGCGGTGGTGAGCCAATAGTACTCTTGTATGGGGCCGCTAAACAGAGGGCAGACCTGCTCGGAGTGACAGATGTTAAAGTAAGCATTTCGCATACCGCTGAACTGGCCATTGCATACATCTGGATGGAAACGGCTTAA
- the sda gene encoding sporulation histidine kinase inhibitor Sda, with the protein MRILTDENLIEAYKTAVELKLDPHFIELLMQEIKRRKLDFNINCNSA; encoded by the coding sequence ATGCGTATTTTAACCGATGAAAATTTGATTGAAGCGTATAAAACTGCTGTGGAGCTAAAACTTGATCCGCATTTTATAGAATTGCTTATGCAGGAAATCAAACGGCGGAAACTCGACTTCAACATAAACTGCAATTCGGCTTAA
- a CDS encoding citrate/2-methylcitrate synthase, producing the protein MSTEVKAGLEDVVAGTSDICLVDGEKGRLVYHGYDINELSGKASFEEVVFLLWHGKLPNLNELNELNKELQKNRDIPADVLELVRSLAKNPANPTGMEILRTAVSYIGAVDPNKAMTREAHLAQAAKLISLSASLTAAIGRFKQGLDYVPPRSDLGHAANFLYMLTGNEPDALSVEAFDVALILHADHELNASTFAGRVTVATLSDLYSGVTSAIGALKGPLHGGANEDVMRTLMEIDSVEQTADAINKKLEAGVKVPGFGHRVYRNYDPRGLILKRYAKQLTEKTGNTKWFQMTEIMEDVVLKYFAAKGKDLKYNVDLYSGSLYNAMGISVDLFTPIFVVSRMSGWTAHFLEQYENNRIIRPRADYTGPVDLQFVPVADRK; encoded by the coding sequence ATGAGTACAGAAGTTAAAGCAGGTTTGGAAGATGTCGTAGCTGGAACATCAGATATTTGTTTAGTGGACGGGGAAAAGGGCCGATTAGTGTATCACGGTTATGACATTAATGAGTTGTCCGGGAAAGCGTCTTTTGAAGAAGTCGTTTTTCTTTTGTGGCATGGCAAGCTTCCGAATTTGAATGAACTGAACGAATTGAACAAGGAGTTACAGAAAAATCGGGACATTCCTGCGGATGTTTTGGAACTGGTTCGTTCCTTGGCGAAAAACCCTGCCAATCCCACAGGAATGGAAATCTTGAGAACGGCGGTCAGTTATATTGGGGCTGTTGATCCCAATAAGGCGATGACTCGCGAAGCTCATTTGGCGCAAGCTGCCAAATTGATTTCTCTCTCCGCATCGTTAACCGCAGCTATTGGCCGCTTCAAGCAAGGGTTGGACTATGTTCCGCCACGCTCCGACTTGGGTCATGCAGCCAATTTCCTTTATATGTTGACTGGAAATGAACCTGATGCATTATCTGTCGAGGCGTTCGACGTTGCCCTTATTCTCCACGCTGACCACGAGTTAAACGCTTCCACATTTGCAGGACGCGTAACAGTTGCCACGTTGAGCGATCTGTATTCCGGTGTTACCTCAGCAATCGGTGCGTTAAAAGGTCCTTTGCATGGAGGAGCCAACGAAGATGTAATGCGTACGTTGATGGAAATCGACTCTGTTGAACAAACAGCCGATGCCATTAACAAAAAGCTCGAAGCAGGTGTTAAGGTTCCTGGATTTGGGCATCGCGTATACCGCAATTATGACCCGCGCGGCTTGATTTTGAAGCGATATGCAAAACAGTTGACGGAAAAAACGGGCAATACGAAATGGTTCCAAATGACGGAAATTATGGAAGATGTGGTTTTGAAATATTTCGCGGCCAAAGGGAAAGATCTTAAGTATAACGTGGATCTGTACTCTGGCAGTCTGTATAATGCGATGGGAATATCGGTCGATTTGTTTACACCGATTTTTGTGGTTAGCCGGATGTCCGGATGGACGGCTCACTTCCTGGAACAGTATGAAAACAATCGGATTATTCGTCCTCGTGCTGATTATACAGGTCCAGTCGATCTGCAATTTGTCCCTGTTGCCGACCGCAAGTAA
- a CDS encoding N-acetylmuramoyl-L-alanine amidase: MPLVVVDPGHGGTDPGATGNGLQEKDINLAAGLQLRDALQRCGIQVIMTRTEDVLPLTGGTIAADLTYRASLANQNRSDLFVSWHVNSYSDPSVSGVSVYIYPSTRGTTTETVATAIVNAIAQATGQKNRGVYVEDFAVLRETSMTAVLVESGFITNPQEAAQLASAAFRAEQAEAAAQAICQFFDLPYVAPAASPVSNPSPSTGETGEQIPDFAQSAVNRVVQAGLLVGYPDGTFRPNQPVTRAELAIVLTRFYDFLQSGRTL; the protein is encoded by the coding sequence ATGCCTTTAGTAGTCGTGGATCCCGGTCACGGAGGGACAGATCCAGGTGCGACGGGTAACGGATTGCAGGAAAAAGATATAAATCTGGCGGCCGGTTTGCAGCTTCGGGATGCGTTGCAGCGCTGCGGAATTCAGGTTATCATGACCCGAACAGAGGATGTACTTCCTTTAACGGGGGGTACAATTGCAGCGGATTTGACATATAGAGCAAGTCTCGCGAATCAGAATCGCTCAGATTTGTTTGTTTCGTGGCATGTCAATTCTTACAGTGATCCGAGCGTCAGCGGAGTTTCCGTTTATATCTATCCATCCACCCGGGGCACAACAACGGAAACAGTGGCGACAGCTATCGTGAATGCAATTGCGCAAGCGACAGGACAAAAAAATCGTGGCGTTTATGTAGAAGATTTTGCTGTGCTGCGGGAAACGAGTATGACGGCGGTACTAGTCGAATCCGGTTTCATAACAAACCCGCAGGAAGCGGCCCAGTTAGCATCCGCTGCTTTTCGCGCGGAACAGGCAGAGGCTGCCGCTCAAGCAATATGCCAGTTTTTTGATTTGCCGTATGTAGCGCCTGCTGCCAGTCCTGTAAGCAATCCATCGCCGTCGACAGGCGAAACGGGGGAGCAGATTCCCGATTTTGCTCAAAGTGCGGTGAATCGTGTCGTACAGGCAGGGTTGCTGGTCGGGTACCCGGACGGCACGTTTCGACCGAACCAGCCTGTCACGCGAGCGGAATTGGCAATCGTATTAACCCGTTTCTACGATTTTCTGCAATCTGGACGAACTCTTTGA
- a CDS encoding VanZ family protein, with the protein MQKNVKRNLWFIASILFMLLIFAKSAETYQQQDLRPQLAVWFSSQSLMLWLPHIAFVYDGARYSWQTPYDMLEFFIRKLGHVTEYAILAFLWQQTLRHTRLSRGKIYLWTVLICLLYASSDEWHQTFVPGRTGHPIDVAVDSIGILLATIIYWIFQRVRPDCRKS; encoded by the coding sequence ATGCAAAAAAACGTAAAACGAAATCTTTGGTTCATCGCATCCATTTTGTTTATGCTGTTAATCTTTGCAAAATCGGCCGAAACGTATCAGCAACAAGATCTTCGGCCGCAACTGGCGGTTTGGTTTTCCTCCCAAAGTTTGATGCTGTGGCTTCCGCACATTGCTTTTGTTTATGACGGCGCCCGGTACAGCTGGCAGACTCCGTACGACATGCTGGAGTTTTTCATCCGGAAACTCGGCCATGTGACTGAATACGCGATTCTCGCTTTTCTCTGGCAGCAAACGTTACGTCATACTCGTCTGTCACGCGGAAAAATCTATCTGTGGACGGTGTTGATTTGCCTTTTGTATGCGTCCTCTGACGAATGGCATCAAACGTTTGTGCCCGGCCGAACGGGCCATCCGATTGACGTCGCAGTAGACAGCATCGGAATTTTACTGGCGACAATCATATACTGGATCTTTCAAAGAGTTCGTCCAGATTGCAGAAAATCGTAG
- a CDS encoding CBS domain-containing protein, with amino-acid sequence MKLHEIMTKNVRTCDPQDTVLDAAKLMRNIDVGIVPVTQGDKLVGVVTDRDICLNVVAEGKDVNTTRVQSCMTSAVITGTPDMDAHEAADLMAEHQIRRLPIIDNGTLVGIVAIGDLATINIHENEAGYALSEISEPSQPQH; translated from the coding sequence ATGAAGTTGCATGAAATTATGACGAAAAACGTACGTACATGTGACCCTCAGGATACAGTGTTGGATGCGGCCAAGTTGATGCGCAACATTGATGTCGGAATCGTCCCGGTAACTCAAGGGGATAAACTGGTTGGTGTGGTGACTGACCGCGACATCTGTCTGAATGTTGTGGCAGAGGGCAAAGATGTCAACACCACCCGCGTCCAAAGCTGCATGACCAGTGCAGTTATTACAGGTACCCCTGACATGGATGCCCATGAAGCGGCCGATTTGATGGCCGAGCACCAAATTCGCCGTTTACCGATCATAGACAACGGAACGTTGGTCGGTATCGTGGCAATTGGTGACTTGGCCACCATCAATATTCATGAAAATGAAGCCGGTTATGCGCTCTCCGAAATTTCGGAACCGAGCCAGCCGCAACATTAA
- a CDS encoding DUF3905 domain-containing protein — MTDVNPPLREKDAPWRDTPLDHWSTDVDPAIMSGDEWVDNEHDPGSERMENQHLLSGEVKSPMAPFMHPTHDVTYGND; from the coding sequence ATGACTGATGTAAATCCCCCGTTGCGCGAGAAAGATGCTCCCTGGCGTGACACACCGCTTGATCACTGGAGCACGGATGTGGATCCGGCCATCATGTCGGGTGATGAGTGGGTAGATAATGAACATGATCCCGGATCGGAGAGAATGGAAAATCAGCACTTGCTGTCAGGTGAAGTGAAGTCGCCGATGGCTCCGTTTATGCATCCCACACATGATGTAACATACGGGAATGACTAA
- a CDS encoding M23 family metallopeptidase, whose amino-acid sequence MRTARFLFLCMCCVLGFTVLPLQAAETGEVPQLTDPAQEFRKVAAQTNIPWFYIAAIYQYESSIHNKKKLTSGQSAVQIPAQDWCGPMNPNQLDRDEGTIRVFHGIGRDGNKDGIADPTNQTDVIYSLANLLRSNGLTEDDIQISLWNRYEDTMVVDRVVAFARIYNQFSTADLSQKAFPIPNRYNYSYRSTWGDKRGWGGRRMHEGTDIFADYGTPVVATSYGYVEMKGWNKFGGWRIGIRDLNNVYHYYAHLSAYAKGIQTRSIVTPGQVIGYVGSSGYGKPGTSGKFAPHLHYGMYFDNGTRSYAVDPAPHLRRWELQSRRK is encoded by the coding sequence ATGAGGACTGCTCGATTTTTATTCCTTTGCATGTGCTGTGTGTTAGGGTTCACCGTATTGCCTCTTCAGGCGGCGGAAACAGGGGAAGTACCGCAGCTGACTGACCCGGCTCAGGAATTTCGTAAAGTGGCTGCCCAAACAAATATCCCATGGTTCTATATTGCCGCCATCTATCAATACGAATCAAGCATTCACAACAAAAAGAAACTGACATCCGGGCAGTCAGCCGTGCAGATTCCCGCGCAGGATTGGTGCGGCCCCATGAACCCGAATCAATTGGATCGGGACGAGGGTACCATCCGTGTTTTTCACGGCATCGGGCGGGATGGCAACAAGGATGGAATCGCGGATCCAACCAATCAAACCGATGTGATTTATTCACTGGCCAATCTTTTGCGATCCAATGGACTGACAGAAGATGACATTCAAATCTCTTTATGGAATCGGTATGAAGATACGATGGTTGTTGATCGGGTGGTCGCATTCGCCCGTATTTACAACCAATTTTCCACGGCCGATTTAAGCCAAAAGGCGTTCCCGATTCCCAACCGGTACAATTACAGTTACCGCAGCACATGGGGCGACAAACGCGGTTGGGGTGGCCGCCGGATGCACGAAGGCACCGACATATTCGCCGATTACGGAACTCCTGTAGTGGCTACCAGTTACGGGTATGTCGAAATGAAAGGATGGAACAAATTTGGCGGGTGGCGAATCGGCATTCGTGATCTGAACAATGTGTATCATTACTACGCGCATTTATCCGCTTACGCCAAAGGGATTCAGACACGAAGCATCGTAACGCCCGGTCAAGTGATCGGCTATGTTGGCTCTTCCGGTTACGGGAAACCGGGAACATCGGGAAAATTTGCTCCCCATTTGCACTATGGCATGTATTTTGATAATGGAACAAGGAGCTATGCGGTCGACCCGGCTCCCCATTTGCGGCGATGGGAACTGCAATCCAGGCGAAAATGA
- a CDS encoding DUF2621 family protein: MEYSAQSKQLLEELLSPIPFFVRPMAKKMIEKKVNEIAAERGHSEIEQDDVICGYILAGENKDKDKIKQFLASKGIDVSLYQELFD; this comes from the coding sequence ATGGAATACAGTGCACAATCGAAACAATTGTTGGAAGAACTGCTGTCGCCTATCCCTTTCTTTGTCCGTCCGATGGCAAAGAAAATGATCGAAAAAAAAGTAAATGAGATTGCCGCCGAACGAGGACATAGTGAAATCGAACAGGATGATGTAATCTGCGGCTATATTTTAGCTGGCGAAAATAAAGACAAAGACAAAATCAAACAATTTCTGGCCAGTAAAGGAATTGACGTAAGCCTTTACCAAGAACTGTTCGACTAG
- a CDS encoding LPS-assembly lipoprotein LptE yields the protein MRYVPSLLIGLAMVMLTGCGTPNQTAPKAKGLNIQAVGEQGPISDSDIPAVEQQLRNDIKIKTLDERPLKITQTAHTKKVSYVLFSMPNNDGLAVVTKQGGSVRILERLPIVSGDPKTNLVSYNTIIAGNRWDPDNGVLFGMVYNPYITGIEAYFRDTTKVKVDVKQSRGFIIVRPGTDTRFVQINAIGEGGLWWTSDSR from the coding sequence TTGCGTTACGTTCCATCATTATTAATCGGACTCGCGATGGTTATGTTGACAGGCTGCGGCACTCCCAATCAAACGGCACCAAAAGCAAAAGGCCTCAATATACAGGCGGTAGGTGAACAAGGACCCATCAGCGATTCGGATATTCCAGCAGTCGAACAGCAGTTGCGAAACGACATTAAAATTAAAACATTGGATGAAAGACCTCTTAAAATCACACAGACCGCGCACACGAAAAAAGTATCCTATGTGTTGTTCAGCATGCCAAACAATGACGGATTGGCTGTCGTCACCAAACAAGGAGGATCGGTCCGCATTTTGGAACGGCTCCCTATTGTTTCTGGCGACCCTAAGACAAACTTGGTGTCCTATAATACGATCATCGCGGGAAACCGTTGGGACCCTGATAACGGCGTACTGTTTGGCATGGTATACAATCCTTACATCACCGGAATCGAAGCGTATTTTCGGGACACAACGAAAGTCAAGGTGGATGTAAAACAGTCCCGCGGTTTTATCATTGTCCGTCCGGGCACCGACACCCGATTTGTACAGATCAATGCGATCGGCGAAGGCGGCTTGTGGTGGACAAGCGACTCTCGTTAA